In Megalops cyprinoides isolate fMegCyp1 chromosome 12, fMegCyp1.pri, whole genome shotgun sequence, the sequence GCAAGGTGGTGGAATGCATAGACTGGCCTGACACTTCCCTGCAGTGAACCACTGGGGCTGCAGAACTGCCTTTGCTTGCCTTCCTTTCATCTCACCTGTATTCGCCCCGTGGAATCCACTCGGAaccgtttaaaaaaaacaaaccggCTTGGCTGATGTGCCGACATCATCGTGTGCATACCAGGGAGCGTGGCAAAGAGACACGCGCGCGGCGTAGGGAGATTTCTCAGGGTGACTCCGGAGCGCTGCTGCAGAACGCGGGAGCTTGTCACGCCATGAATCACGCCGGCCGCCTGTTGGGAGTGAGCCCCGCACCGGGAGCTGCCCCTCAGATTAATGGGCTGCCATTGTCACATctccatttaaataaacaaggGCAAGTGCTCCGCAACAACAGGTTTGCCTTCCCATGCTGCACAGGCCTGCCGGGAGCCCTCGCGATCAAGGCAACTGAAAACATGGAACAACTCTGCAATACTGCCGGCTCTTCCGCCCAGCCGACAGAGCCAGAGTTATGACAGCAGTTCTAGTATTTGACAAAACAATGCAGTACTGATACTTTAAAGGTTAGCTATCCATAGAAAAGACGCAAAATTGAACAGTAACCTAAGCTTCTAGGGACTGTATGACCACGGGCACATGTTGACTGAGGTTTGAACATGAGAAAGGCAAAGTTTGGGATGCAATAACATTAGcttattgcttttcttttttctcttttcatttcttttttcttacctaaaatgttatttttacatactgtataatcatATAAATACactatacaatacaatataaaatacgtttatttttcttaaaaggAATATGTTTAGGGTTTGCTTAGGTATGCTGGTTTTAATACTAGCaccaatacaaaaaatattcactCGAAAACAGTCTTAAGAAAAAGGCACTTTCGGATGTCGTTGAATGAATCTTGGGTTTATGACAACCACTTTCTGTCACCACGCAGAAAATGTAGAAACTTTGCTGCTTTTTCAAAAGTCCCGCTCCATTCCTGTCTGTCCAACACCGTGAGGCACCATGAGAATTTCTTTTGCAGAAAGAAAAGGTGCTTCCTCCCTGCAAAGACCCATGTCTGATGCCCATTCAGTTTAGTCTTTTTGCTGTGGGCTGCCCTCTTCCTGCCTCAATCTCAGCGTATCTCTGAACTTGCTGCGACATTTCGTCATCCTTCCTCGTCGACTTTCTGGgttccctctcttcttctcgctctctcacacttCGACTTCTCGCGGTCCATCTTGAACGTCGGACGCCACCCCAATGTCGAAGCACGTCACCATCATGACGcgtgacttgcataggttgaCGCAGTACTCCAGTTCCTCTGTGACCTGTTCCAGGGCCTCCAGATACTCTTGTGACTCCTTGTCCAAATCTTGGTCCACCTCAACTGGaagggaggagacagagagaggggcatgAGACCGAAAGAGGACAAACAGTAGCCGCTCAGTGACCTAGATAACACCATCCACTCACtgctttttcagctgtttcacctTTTAAAATGGAACTATCAAATACTGAAATGTACCACCAATTGGTTTTCAACAACATATGCTGGACAGTTCACACCAAATGAACACCAACATTCAGCGAACAAAAAGGAATGGTTTTGATTCACTTTGTAAGCGCCTGGTCCTATGTTGGGTGTCcaacatttttgtgttaaacTAGATTTGTTCTCATCAATGGCTGACAGAGCTGAAGGTATTAGCTTCAGCTTTCTGGTAAAGCATCCCTCAATAAGGGATGGAAATACACTGGATGTCCTTCAGACCTTCTACACTTTGGTTCAAATAGTGGGAAAGAAAGGTAATTTATTTAACGTGTCTACTTCCATCATGGGTTTACTCTTGACAAGATGCACAGATGAGTGTGAAACATCCCTTGCTCAGGCCCTGCGCACTGTGCACACCAAGAGATGGAAGGGTCCATGAGAAAGCATTCAGCTTTCACCCCCAATGCAGCAGAGAGAATAACATTCTATTGATTTCAGGACACTGTGGGAGTGCTCACAGGGATAAGGCTTTCAGTGCAGTGAAAAGCTGCCCTTTTTTCTGACTCCAGGCTTAAAGGTAGGTGTGCAGTGTGAATTCAGGAAAATAACGACTCTATGTTTGTGTCTGCTATGGCCCAGtttattcctttattttccCAGTCTAGAGAGGAAAGCAGTGCTGAAAAACAGATATCTTTGAGACTAaacactgtgttttcttttgaattatttGCAATGGAAACATTGTAATTCTTTTCCAAAATTCGTCTATGGCGGAAGTAGTCCCAGAGGCTTTTCTGTGTAAAACGAAGACTCCAGAAATAGATTATAATGGACAGAGTTACAAAATACTGGGAGACTGAGACCTTTTATAAATTACCTTGAGGCAACTCTGATCCGTTCGACTGTAAATAGTCTTTTGTACAGCCGTTTCATCCATTCAATAGGACAGGACTGAATTCGCTTGTATGGCTTTGTGGCTATACAGTGGCTCATAATGCCCGTTATGTGGTTCTCAATCTGCCACAAACTTTAAAAGGCTTTACTGAAACGACACACTCAATTCACCTCTGACCATGACAGTAGCAGTGCACATTAGTGCTGGTGCTATCCACAGTTACCACTTAAACATACACAAAGGAAcgtcagagaaaaaaaaaatcaaaggctGCCTTCTGAACTGTGTGTGGGTTCAAGGAGTGGTTAATGCAGGTCATGAGAAGGAGAGACATGGGAAAATGGCAAGACCTCAGAGGCAATGCCTGATGGTAACCTTTGGAGGACTGCTTTCATCAGGTGGTCCTGCAGGCCTCTACAGTGGCCTCAAAATGCCCCTACTCGACGCACATCAGTAAAATGGCCTTTTTGTGCTTATATGCAATGGTAGGCCGAGTTGGAAGTGGCCGTGATCCTGTGATGTGATGTTAATTACAACCAATGGCACTACACATCAATATCTCAGAATACACTGAGCCAACTGCATAGCAAAAGGTCAAAAACTAAAGTCGTACCAAATATTCCAGCACCCATGCTACTCACTGTGACACTGGGATTTCATTGCAAACACATCATAACAAATACGACACAAAAAACAGGGTGTAAGTATGCAATGCCTCAAAATACATCATGACGAATTAAAACCATAAACTTAATGTGCGTAACAATCGGTGACCGATGCCCTGCTGATCGGTCAGGTCGTCCCCTGAGATGTCTCAGAGAGTGGCCTGGTACTCACACTCTCCTAGCCACTTGCTGGGATCCATCATCAGCCTGCGCTTGgtgtcctccagctcctccttcagCATGTCATGCTTAACCCGCAGGTCCCGGATCTGCTGCTGCCGCCTCTCCAGTATCTTCAGTTTGGTGTTGAAATACAGCAGGCCCTGAGGGAGGGTCAGCGTCAGCGGTGAGCTACTGTACAGTCACCCCATCCTGCCCTGCACGCTATGCCATCCTGCCCTCCGCTCTCCTGTCTCAGTACTACACTGCTGACAGCAATAGCTGCTTTATATCGAGAGAGATTATTCCAAATGAAATCAAAGACCGTCAACCTGCAGGGACTTGACCCTTTTCACTGGCTATTAATGAGAAAATTAATGAGAAATGAATGGCAAATAAAATTAGCATCacctcatttttttaatgtgcaggACAGCCACGAGCTTGAGTATGAGCCATGAATAGGAATGAATGAGGAACATAATAATTGAAAACTGGAATAATGGTAATGGTGTTTTTACATCAATTTTTTGACTGTGCTATTGGTGTTACAGACTACACAAATGGATTATATTTACTTTTGAGCTGTTTCCTCAGTATGTGAGAAATACAGGTTTCCTCTCACAATGCACATTGCAATAATTTCACCTCATTTAGCTTTGCAAATTATGTAGTTAGCTTGCACTTCACCCCCAAATCTCAATCTAAACTCTTACTGCTCCCATTTCAGCATACACCCTCACAATCAAGACACATCCATCCTGCCCAATCAACATACCTTCTCAACATCCTGGAATGGCTGCtgcaaagaacagagaaaacaaagcaggtCATCAGTACAGACTGGAAAAGagaccctcctctctctctctctctctctctctctctctttttctctctctctctctgacacgcacatacactacacacacacacatgcatgcacagaaatgttgAGTTAGCAACAATGGAGGTGATGCAGGAGGAAGCACTTCATTATAGCGATTCAGCCACAATGGCTTTCAAAGACGAATTGAAGATCATCTTTTCCTAATTGAAACTAAATCAAACCACCATCCAGCTGATTTAATATCTTCTTTTAACAAATCCCCGTCTGGCTGGTTCCCACTTGTGGGAATGGTTAATGACCCATGGAAGCGGAGAAGGCCATAAAGAGCGATCAAGCAGCCCAGGATGGTGGAGGAACCTTCATTTATCACACTGTCCTCAACCACACTTGCTCTCCATGTCTTCCTCCACCGCTGGCTGGCCCCAGCAATCAGTCATATCTAAACCAATTAACCCTGGACAGTAATTGCTTTCGTGATCCCCCACATTCCTGCCAACCCCGACgtacaacagcacagagagtggTCACAGGCACTTAAATGCAATCATTTCCCACCAGCCTGATGGAAGGTCAAACAGCTGAGACAGACATTCTTGTCTTGTTCCTTAATAAGAAGCCTAACCAAGGATGATGAGCTAAGATGTTCCCTCAATGTCAACCCCCACTGTCTCAGGGTTGCTTAACTGGAATGGAATTAGGTATGGAAGCAATACTAAGCAACATCTTTAGTGAAGCTTAAAAGGGTTTCAGATATGTTGGGGTGTTGATTATAGCCACAGATCCTGATAGATCAACAGACGGGAATATCCACAACCAGAAAATGGTTCCCCGTACACCATCGGCCTCTTGCTCACCTCAGCTGCTTCCTCTTGTCTTCTCCTCTGCAGTCGCTCCACATCATCGATCTCATACACTTTGATCTCGAAGGGCTCCTTCAGAGTCCCGGGCAAGGGAGGAAGGTCCACCCACTGGCCTGTGGCACTGGCCTTCCTCCCAAGAGATGAGGTGTCCGGCAAAGGAGCCGGGATCAGCCGCCGCCTCTGAAGGCCTGCAGTagggagacagacagtcagGGATTTAAATTAAAGCTGAAAGCATACACTGAGAGTATGCTAGAGTACCTAGCCCGACCTGTAAATATGTATGCAGTGAAACAGGCTAAGATGTAATGTGACAGCAGACTTTACACAGACCTCCAGTATGCGGTATTGATTGCATATGTATAAGGCATTGCGCTATCTGCTCCACCTCATATGCTCCACAGCATATATGAATTACAGAGGTCGACAACATAAATCTAAATGAATAGGACCAGGTTATGAGTCTCCGCCGCAGTGGAATTCAATATAATTTTATTGCTTGCATCAAATACTGCTCCCATCcactttgcatttgaaaatataacaatgttCTGaggattaaaaaacaaacaaacactccATTTGTGCTTAATATTCCACCATTCTACAAATTCATCCATGACAATTTGCACTGCCTTTGTTTCCTCATGTTTAATGGCCATTGTCGTATTTTTAGATGAGCAGCCAGTGCATCAGTGATTCAGGTAGTGAGAGCAGCTGATGACAGGAATACCAAACTCTGAATCAAAGAGCGAGTGTGTGCCTTCTCTCCATATTTACACAAAACCACCCTCAGGCACACAACATCCAACCTGTCAGGGACGTAATACCTTTTTGAGAAATCTGTGCAGTTCTAAAGAGCTGTTACTATTGATTTTACAGAGCAAATTGTAGATGTGCATACACAGTATGTGCTACAGCATCATAAACAGGGCTGTGCTCATTTTAACAGACAGTGGGCTCTCATTCCATGAGCTAGTCGTTCTCTTAAATGACTGCTTGATCTCCGGACACTCTCAGGGACCGCTCTTCAAAAAGCAATCAGAAGGTATTTATGACTCCTGCTCAACAACTTTTGAATCAGAGAATTTTATAGAGAAGCCGTAAAACTGGTTAGGGTTATAGCCTCCATTACTTACCCTCCATTTCTGTACTTAAAACGTAACATATTAgcttagcaaaaaaaaatggtgcCTGGGGTGCAGTAGGAGCCTTTCAGCACACAGAGTCATGTCTATAAGCTGCTGGAACAGTTGTGGGTACTTGATTATTGGCCTCATCACATATTTTCTCAAATTAGAGTTTCAAAGTTACTGTTAAATTTGCTGTGTAAAAACAAGGTACTgtaagagagaaagggaaacaggcctcaaatgattttaaaatagcAGTTCTCACCATTAGACCTCTTCTTGGGGGATTTAGAAGTCCTGGTGCGGCCTGAAGAAGACATGCCACTCTCACTCATGGAGTCGTGAGCAGACGAGGCACTGCCAGTGGCTTCGCTGTCCCGGATCATACTCTCATAGCCACTGCTGCCCCCACTGTGATAAAAGAGCGCAGTGCGTCCCATAGCCGGGGGCAATTCTCCACtcaggacactgctgttatcGCTGCCATGCCCGCTGCTGTAGCGCTGAGGCCTTCTTGGGGCTGTGATCTTGCTGTAGGGGGAAGGCAGAACGGGGATGGAGGTCTTCTCATCACTGAGGTTCACCCCACTGTCATTGCCACTGTCTGAGTCCCCAGAGCCCCTGAAGTGTTTCCCAGGGCTCCCTGAAGCCAGCTCACTGACGCGACTGTTAGCAGCCCGTATGGCTTGCTTTGTGCCCATGATGGTGCCTCTCCCTGGTTTTCCATTGACCCCTGTAACAGACCGAGGTGACGTTTTCCCAGTGGGGGGCAGGTTGGCATTCCTTGTGGCTGGAGCAGCCAATGATTTGGTGGATGAGCTCAGACCCTTGGAGTTGCTTGTGGACAGGGATCGTGCCTTGTTTCCGTTGATGCCGATGGCCTTGGAGTTGACACTGCCTTTTATTTGCCCTGTTTTGCCTGGGGTTCCTGGGACCACacagggaggtggggaggtAGCAGtaggtgtggaggtggaggtgggcaCTCCAAGTCTTGGTACCGACCGGGCGGACTTCCCATTGCTGCCCAAGCTGGCACCACTATTCTCTCTACTGAGTCCAGGTTTAGATCCCACTGAAGTCAAGCTGTCACATCTCTCCAAGGACATCTGACTGCCATAGCACTGTCCAGCATCTCCTTTGGCTCCTCTAGACTTGAGACTAGATGTTGCCCTAGCAGAACTGTAGTCAGTCTTTAAGCTAGATGTCTTGTAGTTACTGGAGTCCCCTCTCAACCGTATGTCAAACTCATCTTCTGATGCTGCTGCCCTAGGTGCTGAGGACTTTCCTGCATCAATACCTGCAGACTTTAAGGCACTTGGGGGCAGCAAGATCCTGTTCTTCTGATCTAGGCTGGATTTGCGGACTGGTGGAGCAGGAGGTGAGGTGCCACCAGGCTTTGGAAGCATACTACCTTTCTGTCCATTTGTCTTCTTCCCCAAGGAGGAGAACTTGAGGCTGCCAGTTGTTGATGTGCCATCTTGGTTCCCTTTAGAATCAGAGGAACTGTGGATTACAGGCACAGTGCCAAGCGTGGTCGCCCCTCTCCTGAACTGAGGCATTTTACTGGGAGCCTCTGCCTTCTTGCTGCTGGACTTCTCACATCCGTCCACCACTCTCTGTGATGAGGTAGACCCCTGCATCTTGGGTGTTCGAGGTACGCTGTTGCTGTTCACGCCTGGCTTCCTTGAGGGTATTCCACTTGTGCCATTCCTGGAGACCCTTCCAGCAGGACTGGAGTCAGGGATTTGAGATTCAGTGTGGCTGTCCATGCGCAGCCAAGGGTCATCTGGTTTGCCTTCCTGTCTCTGCAGTTCACGGCtactgccactgctgttgctATTCTGGGGGACGGATGAGGTAGGTTTCATTTTCCTGGGAAGACTGGAGTGAACAACTTCAGAGCTCTGTGGGGGTTGACAAGTGTTGAGAGTACTGGCTTTTGTTACTTTAGGACCTTTGTTGGGTGCTTTGGTAGAATCAGGGGATGGTGGGCACTTTGTCATGCTCAGGGAGAGTTTGCTGGAGGCAGCGCTGTCACTGTCTAACTCCGAGAAGCAAAAACCACTGTCATTCAAGGAGCTCTTGGCATCCTGTGGAGAGAAGGGCTCCTTGTGGAACATGCCAAGAGAATCTAAGTATAAGGTGCTCTCTGGACCAATGTGCTTAGACTGTGGTAGGAGGCTGTCTGTGGAGTGAATGCCTTCACTCTCCAATGTGCATACGCTAACCTCGCTGAGCCAGGAGCTGATGGAGGAACGTCTACTGCCCGAGCAGACAAATGGCTCCTCTTGCAGAGGTGTAACCATCTCTATGTTTACTCCAGATGCACCCACCTGGGAGGTGTAGGCATCAAACTCATCATTGATGCTACTGATGATGCTGACAGGACGTGAGCCCGAGGCTAAGGCCTGCAGAGAGCAGTCACTGTTGAAGCTGATGATGCTGGAGGGCCGTCCATTGTCAATGATTCCACCAATGGACAGCTCCTCTACAACCGTGAACACCAGCTCATCCTCTCCGTTCAGTTCAACAGGCTGCTGCAGTGTCACAGTGGTCCTCAAGATGTCCCTGTCAAAGCATCTCCCTCTGAGGGTCGAGCGCAGGTGGCTCACCTCCATGGGGGTTCTGCTCATGTAATGGGCTCTGCCAAGCACAGGGGAACCCCCTGATTCTCCTCGTTTCAGAGCTTGGTGGCTCATCCCAACAGGGGGCATCCTGGTAGCAGagcttccctctgtctctgggTAGAGTCTCCTGGACTCCTTCtgctgagggggaggaggggcaggctTGGGTAGTGGCCTTTTGTTGAAGTACACCTTCTCACGCACCACCGGCTCAGAATCTTGTGATGCTGCCCCACCGTGTTTGTAAACACCAGTCCGACCGTCAGAAGCCAGCACCTTCTCCCCATCCGCACTTGTTCGGCTCAAGCTCTCTGAGATGCCCCCTTCTGAAGTGGCACTCGGCCATTTGGAATGTTCCATTTTGGACTTGACAGGGGTGCTGCTGGCTGGGTGAGTGGCTACACACTGGGGAGTTTGTTTGGGTGAAATGCCCTCCTGCGAGGAGGCTTTGGCAGAAGTCCTTACAGAAACAGAAGCCCCCTCTTTGAGTTTGACTGCTCCACTGTCTGTTTTGGAGCCTGATAGAgaccccctgccctcccctgtGAAGGAGCTTGGCTCCTCACTGCCATCAATGCACTCCAGTCGTTCCTGTAGCTCTGCAAACGTGTTGCACTTGAAGTGGTCTCTGTCCACCGGCCCCTCTTTGGCACGCTTCCTGTTCAGTGAGGGGATGATGGGAACAAAGGCAGGTGGGCCCTCGTTGTCACTGAGCTCACGGTCAGAGATGGCAGCTCCCCCTGGTCCCACGTAGATGACCGTATCACAGGACTGCTCACTGCTAGAGGAGTAGTCTGGGTCGCTGAGCAGCGCGGGCAGGTCTGGGTCCAGGGCCACAGTCCGTGGGTGGAAGGGTCTCAGGTGCGGCGGTCGGCGGATTCGCCCCTCCTCACAGGAGCTGTCCCCACCAGAGGAGCTAGATGCATACTGCAAACAGGACATGAAACCACAGAGTCAGACAAAGGCCAATCCAGGGAACCATAGTTTTCAAATTatcctgtctgtcttttgttGATCATTCTTTCtattcatttttggttttgtctttGCTTGTGGAGTTTGTTCATAGCAACTTTGAATTCAGAGCACAATCAATTGGCAGAAAAATACCAATTCCTTTACTATCGCATGTCAATATGCTTAAAGGTTAAAAGTCCACACCAATGGGCACACAAATACTAATGTCAATACTATGTATCGGCAT encodes:
- the kif26ab gene encoding kinesin-like protein KIF26A isoform X2; amino-acid sequence: MMDWRELAAQKLNLSSKRKKHQPPLPLSQEPSIYPTSFSGILQVSPPPAPPCLLRAVSKVKDNPGMGKVKVMMRICPSQGTHDTSESMSFLKVDPRKKQLTLYDPAASAHSSSGHRRAVVAAPKMFAFDAVFTQDASQAEVCSGTVAEVIQSVVNGADGCIFCFGHVKLGKTYTMIGKDSSTQTLGIVPCAISWLFKLINERKEKTGTRFSIRVSAVEICGKDETLKDLLSEVASGSLQDGQSPGVYLREDPICGTQLQNQSELRAPTAEKAAFFLDAAIAARSTSRPDCDEEERRNSHMLFTLHIYQYRMEKSGKGGMSGGRSRLHLIDLGSCEKVLSKSRDGGGGLCLSLTALGNVILALANGAKHVPYRDSKLTMLLRESLGNINCRTTMIAHISDSPAHYAESLTTIQLASRIHRMRKKKSKYASSSSGGDSSCEEGRIRRPPHLRPFHPRTVALDPDLPALLSDPDYSSSSEQSCDTVIYVGPGGAAISDRELSDNEGPPAFVPIIPSLNRKRAKEGPVDRDHFKCNTFAELQERLECIDGSEEPSSFTGEGRGSLSGSKTDSGAVKLKEGASVSVRTSAKASSQEGISPKQTPQCVATHPASSTPVKSKMEHSKWPSATSEGGISESLSRTSADGEKVLASDGRTGVYKHGGAASQDSEPVVREKVYFNKRPLPKPAPPPPQQKESRRLYPETEGSSATRMPPVGMSHQALKRGESGGSPVLGRAHYMSRTPMEVSHLRSTLRGRCFDRDILRTTVTLQQPVELNGEDELVFTVVEELSIGGIIDNGRPSSIISFNSDCSLQALASGSRPVSIISSINDEFDAYTSQVGASGVNIEMVTPLQEEPFVCSGSRRSSISSWLSEVSVCTLESEGIHSTDSLLPQSKHIGPESTLYLDSLGMFHKEPFSPQDAKSSLNDSGFCFSELDSDSAASSKLSLSMTKCPPSPDSTKAPNKGPKVTKASTLNTCQPPQSSEVVHSSLPRKMKPTSSVPQNSNSSGSSRELQRQEGKPDDPWLRMDSHTESQIPDSSPAGRVSRNGTSGIPSRKPGVNSNSVPRTPKMQGSTSSQRVVDGCEKSSSKKAEAPSKMPQFRRGATTLGTVPVIHSSSDSKGNQDGTSTTGSLKFSSLGKKTNGQKGSMLPKPGGTSPPAPPVRKSSLDQKNRILLPPSALKSAGIDAGKSSAPRAAASEDEFDIRLRGDSSNYKTSSLKTDYSSARATSSLKSRGAKGDAGQCYGSQMSLERCDSLTSVGSKPGLSRENSGASLGSNGKSARSVPRLGVPTSTSTPTATSPPPCVVPGTPGKTGQIKGSVNSKAIGINGNKARSLSTSNSKGLSSSTKSLAAPATRNANLPPTGKTSPRSVTGVNGKPGRGTIMGTKQAIRAANSRVSELASGSPGKHFRGSGDSDSGNDSGVNLSDEKTSIPVLPSPYSKITAPRRPQRYSSGHGSDNSSVLSGELPPAMGRTALFYHSGGSSGYESMIRDSEATGSASSAHDSMSESGMSSSGRTRTSKSPKKRSNGLQRRRLIPAPLPDTSSLGRKASATGQWVDLPPLPGTLKEPFEIKVYEIDDVERLQRRRQEEAAEQPFQDVEKGLLYFNTKLKILERRQQQIRDLRVKHDMLKEELEDTKRRLMMDPSKWLGEFEVDQDLDKESQEYLEALEQVTEELEYCVNLCKSRVMMVTCFDIGVASDVQDGPREVEV
- the kif26ab gene encoding kinesin-like protein KIF26A isoform X1, whose translation is MFRPERTNPNLGSAARGRDPDHRRFTVEGCPSRDSPFSLELNPRKRLHSAEEALCGSRPPPEGAGSVTISESGHFEKRDGKGNLCKQCQMKVAELKRQALALADPGSLKDPGFAAFLFDKLQVPEYPPLGRHEGGGRCEVCTAPPHQLRQQALQTILALAKDMPDLPPSALAGLPPRPAAHGVVTLSSPRDWAAPAGKQPAKAHTILSAGDRRRGLGWQPGASGGAKSSVQVTVGTGPLTSTLSSVTIQAQQYLEGMWSISRVNNFLPQPCLTQGLTAEAEWESVTPEASVAGASSCPPPALQGSPVHPVQATASPPAPSHGTSAAASFFIRAAQKLNLSSKRKKHQPPLPLSQEPSIYPTSFSGILQVSPPPAPPCLLRAVSKVKDNPGMGKVKVMMRICPSQGTHDTSESMSFLKVDPRKKQLTLYDPAASAHSSSGHRRAVVAAPKMFAFDAVFTQDASQAEVCSGTVAEVIQSVVNGADGCIFCFGHVKLGKTYTMIGKDSSTQTLGIVPCAISWLFKLINERKEKTGTRFSIRVSAVEICGKDETLKDLLSEVASGSLQDGQSPGVYLREDPICGTQLQNQSELRAPTAEKAAFFLDAAIAARSTSRPDCDEEERRNSHMLFTLHIYQYRMEKSGKGGMSGGRSRLHLIDLGSCEKVLSKSRDGGGGLCLSLTALGNVILALANGAKHVPYRDSKLTMLLRESLGNINCRTTMIAHISDSPAHYAESLTTIQLASRIHRMRKKKSKYASSSSGGDSSCEEGRIRRPPHLRPFHPRTVALDPDLPALLSDPDYSSSSEQSCDTVIYVGPGGAAISDRELSDNEGPPAFVPIIPSLNRKRAKEGPVDRDHFKCNTFAELQERLECIDGSEEPSSFTGEGRGSLSGSKTDSGAVKLKEGASVSVRTSAKASSQEGISPKQTPQCVATHPASSTPVKSKMEHSKWPSATSEGGISESLSRTSADGEKVLASDGRTGVYKHGGAASQDSEPVVREKVYFNKRPLPKPAPPPPQQKESRRLYPETEGSSATRMPPVGMSHQALKRGESGGSPVLGRAHYMSRTPMEVSHLRSTLRGRCFDRDILRTTVTLQQPVELNGEDELVFTVVEELSIGGIIDNGRPSSIISFNSDCSLQALASGSRPVSIISSINDEFDAYTSQVGASGVNIEMVTPLQEEPFVCSGSRRSSISSWLSEVSVCTLESEGIHSTDSLLPQSKHIGPESTLYLDSLGMFHKEPFSPQDAKSSLNDSGFCFSELDSDSAASSKLSLSMTKCPPSPDSTKAPNKGPKVTKASTLNTCQPPQSSEVVHSSLPRKMKPTSSVPQNSNSSGSSRELQRQEGKPDDPWLRMDSHTESQIPDSSPAGRVSRNGTSGIPSRKPGVNSNSVPRTPKMQGSTSSQRVVDGCEKSSSKKAEAPSKMPQFRRGATTLGTVPVIHSSSDSKGNQDGTSTTGSLKFSSLGKKTNGQKGSMLPKPGGTSPPAPPVRKSSLDQKNRILLPPSALKSAGIDAGKSSAPRAAASEDEFDIRLRGDSSNYKTSSLKTDYSSARATSSLKSRGAKGDAGQCYGSQMSLERCDSLTSVGSKPGLSRENSGASLGSNGKSARSVPRLGVPTSTSTPTATSPPPCVVPGTPGKTGQIKGSVNSKAIGINGNKARSLSTSNSKGLSSSTKSLAAPATRNANLPPTGKTSPRSVTGVNGKPGRGTIMGTKQAIRAANSRVSELASGSPGKHFRGSGDSDSGNDSGVNLSDEKTSIPVLPSPYSKITAPRRPQRYSSGHGSDNSSVLSGELPPAMGRTALFYHSGGSSGYESMIRDSEATGSASSAHDSMSESGMSSSGRTRTSKSPKKRSNGLQRRRLIPAPLPDTSSLGRKASATGQWVDLPPLPGTLKEPFEIKVYEIDDVERLQRRRQEEAAEQPFQDVEKGLLYFNTKLKILERRQQQIRDLRVKHDMLKEELEDTKRRLMMDPSKWLGEFEVDQDLDKESQEYLEALEQVTEELEYCVNLCKSRVMMVTCFDIGVASDVQDGPREVEV